In Mycobacterium sp. Aquia_213, the sequence CGAACCGCGGTCACGGTGACGACGGTGTACGCGGGGCCACTGCCGTGCGCCTGGTTGGCGTACCACAGCAACCGAGCGTCGTCGCCGTCCCCGAGCATCGGCATCCAGCCGTCGCGGAACGCGGCCTCGAAGTCGTCTTCCTTGCGGCCGCGCACCGTGTGTAGTTCGTGCATGAACAGCACGCACAGACCTCCCATTCGCGGCACCGGGCTGAAGACCGCTCAACGGACGGTAACCCCGGCAGTTTTGCGCGTCCAGGCCGGGTTAGTCATATGCGCAATTACGCCCGGTTGGTGACCTAGACAGCCGAGTTGAGAATCTGGTTTGCTCAAGTCGGTACCGTCCTTACCGGGCAGGAGTTACTCATGGCCAGGCTCGACGTGCCGGAGGGCCCAGGTGGCGAAGCCGCGATGATCTGGACGCTACGGCCGCAGCTCGGCGGCATGGTCGAACGGATGATCCGGGGCGCGTATCAGCAAAGCATGCTGCCGGCCGACGAGCGTGAGCTGGCCAGAATGCGGATCGCGCAGATCAACGACTGCGTGGCCTGCTCGGGCTTTCGCGCGCAGTCGGTGCTGGATGCCGGTGTCGCGCCCGAGCTGTACGACAACGTCGCCGGGTACGCGACCTATCCCGGATACACGCCACGCCAGCGCCTCGCGATCGAGTTCGCCGAGCGCTTCGCCAACGACCATGCGTCGATGGATGACGCGTTCTTCCAACGACTCCGAGAATCGTTCTCCGACGAGGAGATCCTGGATCTCACGCTGTGTGTCGCGGTATTTCTTGGGCTGGGGCGTTCCCTGACGGTGCTGGGCGTCGACCAGTCCTGCGACATCGACCTCTGACCACCCATCGGAAAGGAATCCATGGACATCGCCACCGTCGACGAACTGCTGAGCACCACACGGGCGGTTCGTAAACGCCTCGACCTGACCCGGCCGGTCGGGCGCGACGTGATTCT encodes:
- a CDS encoding carboxymuconolactone decarboxylase family protein — encoded protein: MARLDVPEGPGGEAAMIWTLRPQLGGMVERMIRGAYQQSMLPADERELARMRIAQINDCVACSGFRAQSVLDAGVAPELYDNVAGYATYPGYTPRQRLAIEFAERFANDHASMDDAFFQRLRESFSDEEILDLTLCVAVFLGLGRSLTVLGVDQSCDIDL